One Chloroflexota bacterium DNA segment encodes these proteins:
- a CDS encoding tetratricopeptide repeat protein, with product MTEQSIDELLRLAKAAANQGNTEQARKLLSNIVQHDPNHEQAWLWLSGVVDSADKMRYCLDRVLAINPTNQLALSALEDFAELAEQRFRNQTKPLGTPTQPIPSQTEPLETPATPKQPTKPRPRARNVAMPRPRPESMIESGAVQDVLQGHQRTTWGYIGLWSGLVAVHMLLLRAPNLAQQSLVQAIGVVLQLGLIIAIIQLPAWWLLLNNQSRIQHETLGRTTYLALLSAMLWRSSLLLIAGIGVGLLGVWWGDPWLAVLRLAQLLIVAWSVFNLMTQLLRPAIPGLELDRMTSAKMTQASLIWFCFWAASLVAAWIW from the coding sequence ATGACCGAACAATCGATTGATGAATTGTTGCGCTTAGCCAAAGCGGCGGCCAATCAAGGTAATACTGAACAAGCGCGAAAATTGTTGAGCAACATTGTGCAACACGACCCCAACCATGAGCAAGCATGGCTCTGGCTGAGCGGCGTGGTTGATTCTGCCGATAAAATGCGCTATTGCTTAGATCGGGTGCTGGCGATTAATCCAACCAATCAACTCGCACTTTCGGCCTTGGAAGATTTTGCTGAGCTGGCCGAGCAGCGCTTTCGCAACCAAACCAAGCCATTGGGCACGCCCACCCAGCCGATTCCTAGCCAAACCGAACCACTGGAAACCCCTGCCACCCCAAAACAACCAACCAAGCCGCGTCCACGTGCTCGCAATGTGGCCATGCCGCGTCCACGCCCTGAATCGATGATCGAATCGGGAGCGGTGCAAGATGTTTTGCAAGGCCATCAACGCACGACTTGGGGCTATATTGGGCTTTGGTCAGGTTTGGTGGCTGTGCATATGTTGCTGTTGCGTGCACCCAATTTAGCGCAACAAAGCTTGGTGCAAGCGATTGGCGTGGTGCTGCAACTGGGGCTAATTATTGCAATTATTCAACTACCAGCATGGTGGCTATTATTAAACAACCAAAGCCGGATTCAGCACGAAACCTTGGGTCGAACAACCTATTTGGCCTTGCTGAGCGCCATGCTTTGGCGTAGTAGTTTGTTGCTGATTGCAGGAATTGGCGTGGGTTTGCTCGGCGTTTGGTGGGGTGATCCATGGCTGGCGGTTTTGCGCTTGGCCCAATTATTGATTGTTGCTTGGAGCGTGTTTAATTTAATGACCCAACTCCTACGGCCCGCTATCCCAGGCTTAGAGCTTGATCGGATGACGAGTGCCAAAATGACTCAAGCCAGCTTGATTTGGTTTTGTTTCTGGGCAGCTAGTTTGGTTGCGGCATGGATTTGGTGA
- a CDS encoding acetyl-CoA carboxylase biotin carboxylase subunit, whose translation MTYFDSLLIANRGEIAVRVIRACRSLGIEAIAVYSDADARALHVREADRAIRIGPAAAAQSYLNIEAVLAAAQQTGAQAIHPGYGFLSENANFARACNQAGIAFIGPPAEAIEAMGSKSAAKRLAESVGVPTVPGYNGDDQSEQRLLAEAERIGFPLLIKASAGGGGKGMRSVHRLAEFSAALAAAQREALAAFGDQHVLLEKLIERPRHIEFQILGDQHGTMLHLGERECSIQRRHQKVLEESPSIALTPALRATMGAAAVRLAQAVNYYNAGTQEFMLDANGEFYFLEMNTRLQVEHPVTELVTGLDLVQLQIAIAAGQRLPFAQADIQQTGHAIEVRLYAEDPVQMLPSIGQLSSYTPPEGPGIRLDTGVTVGDHVTINYDPMLAKLIVWGEQREQAIARLRYALQHFEVAGVTTNIPLLQAIINTPAYHSGATTTDFLQTHAISEQLQHRQLPPNLALAARALFDLEPDPDAALVGDPWNVPWRAAHMPHQLRYQSNDQTVPIKAQPQAPQAWLVTINDEQLEIVVLRRHLNRMVVRVADRIYQCQLEQDSLIWQGVGYQIQPAAAPSLDQNNGHKGDASLEAPMPGTIIKLLVAEGEHVSAGQPLLIMEAMKMEHTVTAPYAGTVAKLPYRQGQQVSGGVALAEITAE comes from the coding sequence GTGACCTACTTCGACTCTTTGTTAATTGCCAATCGGGGCGAAATTGCGGTGCGGGTAATTCGGGCTTGCCGCTCATTGGGCATCGAAGCAATCGCGGTCTATTCCGATGCCGACGCACGCGCCTTACATGTGCGCGAGGCTGATCGGGCGATTCGCATCGGCCCAGCTGCCGCCGCTCAATCGTATTTGAATATCGAAGCAGTGCTAGCCGCTGCCCAACAAACTGGAGCACAGGCGATTCACCCAGGCTATGGCTTTCTCTCAGAAAACGCCAATTTCGCCCGAGCCTGTAACCAAGCAGGCATTGCCTTCATCGGTCCGCCCGCTGAAGCCATCGAAGCCATGGGTTCGAAAAGCGCCGCTAAACGCCTCGCCGAATCGGTGGGCGTGCCAACCGTGCCAGGCTACAACGGCGACGATCAAAGCGAACAACGCTTGTTGGCCGAAGCCGAACGGATTGGCTTTCCGTTGCTGATCAAGGCTTCGGCTGGTGGCGGCGGCAAAGGGATGCGCAGCGTGCATCGGCTTGCTGAATTTTCAGCGGCCTTGGCAGCAGCGCAGCGTGAAGCCCTTGCCGCATTTGGCGATCAGCATGTTTTGCTCGAAAAGCTGATTGAACGCCCACGCCATATTGAGTTTCAAATTCTCGGCGATCAACATGGCACTATGCTGCATCTTGGCGAACGCGAGTGTTCGATTCAACGCCGCCATCAAAAAGTGCTCGAAGAATCGCCCTCAATTGCATTAACCCCAGCATTACGCGCTACGATGGGCGCGGCGGCTGTGCGTTTGGCGCAAGCCGTCAATTATTACAACGCTGGCACCCAAGAGTTTATGCTCGATGCCAATGGCGAGTTTTATTTTCTCGAAATGAATACCCGTTTGCAAGTTGAGCACCCCGTGACCGAGTTGGTGACAGGCTTGGATTTGGTGCAATTGCAAATTGCCATCGCCGCTGGCCAGCGGTTGCCCTTTGCTCAAGCTGATATCCAGCAAACTGGCCATGCGATCGAAGTCCGCTTGTATGCAGAAGATCCAGTGCAAATGTTGCCTTCAATTGGCCAACTTAGCAGCTATACGCCACCCGAAGGCCCAGGCATTCGACTTGATACTGGGGTCACAGTTGGCGATCATGTCACAATTAATTACGATCCAATGCTGGCCAAGTTGATCGTGTGGGGCGAGCAGCGTGAGCAGGCGATTGCCCGTTTGCGCTATGCCTTACAACATTTCGAGGTTGCTGGCGTTACCACCAACATCCCATTGTTGCAGGCGATTATTAACACGCCAGCCTACCATTCCGGAGCCACAACCACCGATTTTCTGCAAACCCATGCAATTAGCGAGCAATTGCAACATCGTCAGTTGCCGCCCAATTTGGCTTTGGCAGCCAGAGCTTTGTTTGATTTAGAGCCTGATCCTGATGCCGCGTTGGTTGGTGACCCTTGGAATGTGCCATGGCGGGCAGCCCATATGCCGCATCAACTACGCTACCAAAGCAACGATCAAACCGTGCCGATCAAGGCGCAACCGCAAGCGCCCCAAGCATGGCTGGTAACGATCAACGATGAGCAACTTGAGATTGTGGTTTTGCGTCGCCATCTCAATCGCATGGTTGTGCGGGTAGCCGATCGAATTTATCAATGCCAACTTGAGCAGGATAGCTTGATTTGGCAAGGCGTTGGTTACCAGATTCAGCCTGCTGCCGCTCCCAGCCTCGACCAAAATAATGGACACAAAGGCGATGCCAGCCTTGAAGCGCCCATGCCAGGCACAATTATCAAACTGCTGGTAGCCGAAGGCGAGCACGTTAGTGCAGGCCAACCATTGCTGATTATGGAAGCCATGAAGATGGAGCACACCGTGACCGCGCCCTACGCTGGCACTGTCGCCAAACTGCCCTACCGCCAAGGCCAACAAGTCAGCGGCGGGGTGGCGCTAGCCGAAATTACTGCTGAGTAA
- a CDS encoding helix-turn-helix domain-containing protein: MSRHSFAELLRAFFILHGDETLTQARLAEQVGVSLTTMNNWFTGKFRPRYIRQIEKIAAELYLTAFEADVLFYCINPAWVRYQTPVSAIQEFELNKVWEHVVPSAAVKARSIDLRRIKATWQPYFYDDFVQNGHHWGLGWRDDGVCRLEREFVDQTYQLTAYSHFHTNVYLGGDSPCFTPEHYYVSLIAERLTPANNEEDGYCIFFEELCDLSHGMFRIRDDVGMFSICETRNGGDHWAVYYDRSFHPAIKIRQPNTLSMVVLGQEHHFFVNDQLVWRGQIPRLSHSRIDVGIVTGGKLPVQCRFREFKVLVPPKS; encoded by the coding sequence ATGTCGCGCCATTCGTTTGCCGAGTTGTTGCGAGCTTTTTTTATCTTGCATGGTGATGAAACGCTTACCCAAGCACGCCTCGCTGAGCAGGTTGGGGTCTCACTGACCACCATGAATAATTGGTTTACCGGGAAATTTCGCCCACGGTATATTCGGCAAATTGAGAAAATTGCCGCCGAGCTCTATTTAACGGCCTTTGAAGCTGATGTGTTGTTTTACTGTATCAACCCTGCATGGGTGCGTTATCAAACTCCAGTTAGTGCCATTCAAGAATTTGAACTGAACAAAGTTTGGGAACATGTTGTTCCTTCAGCAGCCGTTAAAGCACGATCGATCGATTTGCGCAGGATAAAGGCAACATGGCAACCTTATTTTTATGATGATTTTGTGCAGAATGGGCATCATTGGGGACTTGGTTGGCGTGATGATGGAGTTTGTCGCTTGGAGCGGGAATTTGTTGATCAAACCTATCAACTGACTGCCTATAGTCATTTTCATACGAATGTGTATTTGGGTGGCGATTCACCTTGTTTTACACCTGAACATTATTACGTTTCGCTGATAGCTGAACGTTTAACACCTGCTAATAATGAAGAAGACGGTTATTGTATTTTCTTTGAGGAATTGTGCGATCTAAGCCATGGGATGTTTCGAATTCGTGATGATGTGGGTATGTTTTCAATTTGTGAAACACGCAACGGCGGAGATCATTGGGCGGTGTATTATGACCGTAGTTTTCATCCAGCAATCAAAATTCGCCAACCTAATACATTATCAATGGTAGTATTAGGCCAAGAGCATCACTTTTTTGTCAATGATCAGTTGGTATGGCGCGGTCAAATACCACGATTAAGCCATTCGCGCATCGATGTTGGGATCGTGACTGGTGGTAAATTACCGGTTCAATGTCGGTTTAGAGAATTTAAAGTACTTGTGCCACCAAAAAGTTAA